The genomic stretch aggaaggaagagagcAGCATCCTCGTGGTTCAATATGGCGAGCTTACCACCACTGCAACTAGCAGTCCTGTGCCTGTTGCTTGCACTCACCGGAAGACTGCGTGCCGAACCATCATGCATCGCAGTCTACTGGGGCCAAAACGGCTACGAGAGAGGCTTACGAGAAGCCTGTGCCACCGGCTACTACAAGTACGTCCTCATAGCCTTCCTCAACCAGTTCGGAAACAGCCGGATTCCACAGATGAACCTCGCCGGCCACTGTGACCCCAACAGCGGCGGCTGCACTTTCCTGAGCAGCGACATCATCTCATGCCAGCAGGACCACAACGTCACGGTGATGCtctccctgggcggtgccatcggcaACTACAACCTGGTGTCCGAGGAGGATGCCAGGGAGGTCGCCACCTACATCTGAAACAATTTCTTGGGCGGTTCTTCCGCCAATCGACCCCTCGGGAACGCCGTCTTGGACGGAGTAGACTTGGACATCGAAATAGGGGGTGCCGCTTATTACGACGATCTTGTTCGCTACTTGAAGGCCTACAGCACGCCGGAGCAGAAAGTTTACCTGAGCGCGGTGCCACAGTGCCCCTTCCCAGACGCACACCTTCAACCTGCGATCGACACCGGTCTCTTGGACTACCTGTTTGTGCAGTTCTACAACAACTACTGTGAGTACTCCCCCAGCAACGTTGACACCTTTGTTCAGGTATGGAACCAGTGGGTTTCCGTAAACGTAAGCAAGGTGTTCCTCGGACTCCTTGCTTCTCCTGAGGCTGGAAGTGGCTACGTCTCACCTGATGACCTCATAAATAAAGTTCTTCCCCTCGTCAAGCCCTCAGAGAAGTACGGAGGAATTATGCTATGGAACAGATACTTTGACCTGACCAATAACTATAGGGCTCGGGTGAAGGACTACGTGTGCCCTCATCGTCGTCTGTACTCCATCTCGTCTACTTTGGTGGCGTCGTCTTCCGTGTGAACTGGAACTGTGTGAGCGTCCAGTTATGATGGATGCTGCGCCTGTGGTGTCCTCTAATAATACAATAAACACCTGCTGTGATTGCGCAAAGATATGTCCCCATCTTattattttctcaaaaaaaaaaaaataataataataataataataataataataataataagaacaaCAACCACGCATGATTATAATAAGAATGATTTATACGTTCATTTGGACAATGAGTATAGATTTTCTACCTATACCGACACGAGAGGATTAGAATTCACATTAAGACAATGATTTATACGTTCCGAtttcttttcatctttttttAATCATTCATTCAATATTTAATTAGATGTTTTGCTCGGTTTTTAGTATTATTTCTTTACCATTGCTCTAATAGTTTAACCACACTTGTCCTTGTTACATaggcttcattcttatacttcagATCCAATATATGTCTTTTCTTTATGTTGCTTAACTTTAGCAGATCCAATAAGGGTTAGAAAGGATATTGATCTCAACACAGTGACAATTGTTTATGCATGCATTAGTCCCTCCTTCTGTTGCACAGGTACAAAGTAAACATAAGAACGACGTTGAAATATATTATGCATATGTGAATGAATTATCACGCAGGAGAACACATCCAACATAGACCTGTGAATGATGTAACTTATTGTAACATCTTAATTTTTGAGTCAGATCAGAGTGTGACACTTAATTCCAATGCAATCGTAGAATAGTTCTCAGAATATTGGATTTTCTTATTATCTTTGTTATATAGCAGGCCTCAAATCTATAATGGTTTCACGAAGTCCAAGGCAtgtaattcaataataatatatgAGTGCAGATGATATTATTCTCAAGCAATGATATTTTTGAATTTAATCCTGagttaattgaattaattttactaatctaacaatatatataaCTAAATTTGAATAATATAAGCTATCATCTATTTCAGAGAGCAGTTTCAGAATCGAATGGCGATGTTATGTTTGTTAGCAGAGATGGAGAAAAATGACACAATGACAAGAAGATAACATCACAAAACAAACACATGAAAATTAAGAGAAGCATCTTTGTTCAGCAATAATTTAGAGTCCTATttctcaaggttcgcaatactgtACGTGTTTCGACCTATGCTTGGTACTAGTACAGTACAGTATACCGTtcagtacacctgggtgtaccgaacgGTATACTCAGGCGTGCCGAGTACTATAGTATGGACCATCATAATTCAAGCTGCGTGCCCATGCTTCATGCATCTGTCATGTGTCCCGAGAGTCAAGAATCTGGTCAAAGTTTCTGAAACAAGACATGAAGCATGGCATAGCTGTTGATTTCGGGTGAATGATGTCATCTTGAAAACCATCTTGGAATAGATCATGCCAAACTTAGGCAAAGACAAAAAATAGCTCAACATTTGACTACAGAAAAAGGAACACAAGCTATTGATCTCACTTTCCCGAGCAACACAGTCGAAACTTGTACGAGTCCAAAGATATCTTTGCTTGAAAAGATGTTCAATATCCAAGAAGTTACTTCCAAGAGGAGTTCGGCTGGGATGGAACTCTTTTTTGTCTCACAGGGAGGAAGCCAAAA from Musa acuminata AAA Group cultivar baxijiao chromosome BXJ1-3, Cavendish_Baxijiao_AAA, whole genome shotgun sequence encodes the following:
- the LOC135638436 gene encoding hevamine-A-like translates to MASLPPLQLAVLCLLLALTGRLRAEPSCIAVYWGQNGYERGLREACATGYYKYVLIAFLNQFGNSRIPQMNLAGHCDPNSGGCTFLSSDIISCQQDHNVTVMLSLGGAIGNYNLVSEEDAREVATYI